In Rothia mucilaginosa, one genomic interval encodes:
- a CDS encoding YchJ family protein: protein MTELNQVELNHDDRCPCSSGEVYGACCGRFLGEFAASGTLTAPAPEQLMRSRFTAFATGDAAYLLASWHPSTRPAALELEDDIRWYRLDVLASSGGPFDASGTVEFVAYYRSVPGVPAEERVKGSMHELSRFEKMGGAWFYVDGDVR, encoded by the coding sequence ATGACTGAACTGAACCAGGTTGAACTGAACCATGATGACCGCTGCCCCTGCTCGAGCGGCGAGGTGTACGGCGCCTGCTGCGGCAGGTTCCTGGGCGAGTTTGCCGCCTCCGGCACACTGACTGCTCCCGCACCGGAGCAGCTGATGCGCTCGCGTTTTACCGCGTTTGCGACCGGGGATGCGGCGTATCTGCTGGCGAGCTGGCATCCGAGTACTCGCCCGGCCGCCTTGGAGTTGGAGGATGATATCCGCTGGTATCGCCTGGATGTTCTGGCCTCTTCGGGTGGTCCGTTTGATGCGTCCGGTACGGTGGAGTTCGTTGCGTATTACCGTTCGGTGCCGGGTGTTCCTGCGGAGGAGCGGGTGAAGGGCAGCATGCATGAGCTGTCGCGCTTTGAGAAGATGGGCGGCGCCTGGTTCTATGTGGATGGTGACGTCCGCTAA